The Pirellulales bacterium DNA segment CCTCGCGCGCAGCCCCCACGATCGACGAGGGGCCGGTGCGCGTGACGCTGGAGCAAATGGCTCTTTCGATGGGACTACGGCGAATGCCGGAACTGTTGTCGACGACGGATATGACGAGCCCATTCCTATTTGGCATTTTCCGCCCCAGGATTGTCCTGCCAGAGCGATCGCTCGCGGCACTCGGGGCGACGGAATTGCGTGCCATCCTGACGCACGAATTGGTGCATTGGCAACGGCACGATACCTGGATCGGTTGGATCCAGGTGCTGGCGCAAAGCCTGTTCTGGTTTCATCCGTTTGTCTGGTGGGCGAATCATCAGCTCAGACACGAACGTGAGTGCGCTTGCGATGAAGCAGTCTTGCGGCTCGGGCAAATAACTTCCGAAGACTACAGTGATTCGATCGTACTCGTGCTGCGAGCGGTACGCGCGCGATCGAGCGTGGCGGGAAGTCTAGTGGGCGTGTTCGAACGTGGTGCGAAACTACATGATCGGTTGGAGGGCATTATGAACTACGAATCATCGAAAAGAAGGTTTGGCTGGATGTCTCGGGCGGCGGTCGTTTTGCTGGCGGTGCTGTTGTTGCCGTTGGCCCCTGGGGATGCCGGGTTGGCGGCTGATGAAGCGCCAGTGGCCAAACCGGCGCCCGTCAAGACGCCATATCCGCAACTCGTTTCGACAGTACCGAAAATTGGTGCCACTGACGTCGATCCAGACTTGCAGGAAATCACGGTGACGTTCGACCGCGACATGAGTGACGGGATGAGTTGGACCGGCGGGCCCCCGCTGTTCCCCCCGACGGACAAATCGCGTGAGGCACGCTGGAGAGATCCGCGCACTTGCGTGCTACCCGTAATGCTCGAGAAGGGAGCATACTATCGGCTGGGTCTCAATTCGAAGAGCTACCATAATTTCCGCAGCGCGAACAATACACCAATGCCCCCGTCAGCAATTTACTTTGTTACGAAGGGGGCCAGCGCGGAGGTGGCACGCCGTGTCCGTCGCCCAGAGGTTGTTTCGTTCGCGCCGGCCAACGGTGCCAAGGACGTAGATCCGAAGAGGGTCGAATTAAGCGTAACCTTCGACATGCCCATGGAAGGTGGAATGTCGTGGACCGGCGGTGGAGCGGACTTTCCCGAGGGACCGCAGGGGGTACCGCCGAGCTGGTCGGCCGACGGACTGACGTGTACGAAACAAGTTACGCTGGAACCGGCACACGATTATCAGGTGGGAATCAACAGCCTGAGCCACAATAATTTTCAGAGCAAGTGGGGCGTGCCATTGATGCCGATCGTTTACAAGTTTCGCACGCGCGATAAGTGATGGCAGGCGCGCAATCACGATCCCACAACCATTCCCTCGTACCCGAAGGGGAGAGAGAAACGGGCGGGATGCATCCTGCACGAGTGACCTTCGCTACTTGCTTTCAAATCTTCTCGAATATCTTGGAGAAGTCGAAGGCCTGTTGCGTGATGCTGCTCGAGGTATTGTCGACATAGCTCTTGGCCGTGCCTTGCGTGTCGCGGTTCAGCGACCACATCGAGATGCGGGCCATCCCCTTTTGCTGTGCGAAGGTGACCAGCTCCTGGGCCGCGGCCTCGTCAAACACTTCGTCGGTCTGGTCGTTGACACCGATCAT contains these protein-coding regions:
- a CDS encoding M56 family metallopeptidase; translation: SRAAPTIDEGPVRVTLEQMALSMGLRRMPELLSTTDMTSPFLFGIFRPRIVLPERSLAALGATELRAILTHELVHWQRHDTWIGWIQVLAQSLFWFHPFVWWANHQLRHERECACDEAVLRLGQITSEDYSDSIVLVLRAVRARSSVAGSLVGVFERGAKLHDRLEGIMNYESSKRRFGWMSRAAVVLLAVLLLPLAPGDAGLAADEAPVAKPAPVKTPYPQLVSTVPKIGATDVDPDLQEITVTFDRDMSDGMSWTGGPPLFPPTDKSREARWRDPRTCVLPVMLEKGAYYRLGLNSKSYHNFRSANNTPMPPSAIYFVTKGASAEVARRVRRPEVVSFAPANGAKDVDPKRVELSVTFDMPMEGGMSWTGGGADFPEGPQGVPPSWSADGLTCTKQVTLEPAHDYQVGINSLSHNNFQSKWGVPLMPIVYKFRTRDK